From the Chloroherpetonaceae bacterium genome, the window AACGAGCGTGAGAATGATGAAATGCCCCGCCTGCACGAAGAGGTTGTCGTCGCCTTGCAGAGGGAAGTGAATAGGCGACTCGCCCTCGGCAAACATTGTATCGGTGAAAAGCCAGACGAGCGGCGTCCAGCTTACGAGCACAATCAGCACGGCGTATTGCGAAATTTTGGGATTGAACTTGACGCGCTTTTTAGCGAGCGGTTGCAGCCAATCTTGCACGCCACCAAGCCAGCAGAAGTTGGCGCAGACCCAACGCCCGCTTCTTGCCGCCCAGAGAATTACCGCTGCCCAAAACGCCAAGCCGAAAATCGCCCACCAGACATTGGGAATCGTGAATTTGACGATGAAAATGTGCGCAACCACCGTTGTCAGCTGCAGCCAAAGTCGCTGACGAATCGCTTTGCTTCGTCTTGTCTCTCCCGCTGCCGCAACTTTGCTTTCCATAACTTTTTTTTGCAAATTATTTGCATTTAGAAAGAACGCAAAAATCAGCAAATTTCAAAACGCATTTATCGCTATCTTCAAAC encodes:
- a CDS encoding 4Fe-4S binding protein — encoded protein: MESKVAAAGETRRSKAIRQRLWLQLTTVVAHIFIVKFTIPNVWWAIFGLAFWAAVILWAARSGRWVCANFCWLGGVQDWLQPLAKKRVKFNPKISQYAVLIVLVSWTPLVWLFTDTMFAEGESPIHFPLQGDDNLFVQAGHFIILTLVGFSVMIFGKRGACHYLCPFGIAVGAAKNYCLRQKTQQANDDE